The following are from one region of the Leptospira terpstrae serovar Hualin str. LT 11-33 = ATCC 700639 genome:
- a CDS encoding acyl-CoA dehydrogenase family protein: MDFEIPQEVETLRKNIQDFITNEIIPLEKHYDYEKGRMPEDINQQARAKVKASGFWTPHLPKSEGGLGLDLIGTCIIFSELGRSPIAPYIFNCDAPDEGNMHLLSLAATEKQKELILHPLIKGNLRTGFAMTEPAPGAGSDPTSLQTNAEKQGDKYILNGRKWYCTGANGAKYLIVMAKVNGSFRKTTMFLVPTDAKGYTMVREIELMGSHGPGGHCELYFENVEVPEDMVLGRIGEGFRLSQERLGPARLTHCMRWTGMARRALSIARSYAKEREVFSSRIADHQGIQWMFAERATEIEMAFLLTLKAAWLLKTGKDARQETSMAKWKVSESLCNTIDMAIQICGGKGYSRDLPLELFYRDARAARIADGPSEVHKMVIGRNYVSEKWDF; encoded by the coding sequence ATGGACTTTGAAATTCCCCAAGAAGTGGAAACACTTCGCAAAAACATCCAAGACTTCATTACAAATGAAATCATTCCTCTGGAAAAACATTATGATTATGAAAAAGGTCGAATGCCAGAAGATATCAACCAACAAGCGCGTGCTAAAGTAAAGGCATCTGGTTTTTGGACTCCCCACCTTCCTAAATCAGAGGGAGGTCTTGGTTTAGATTTAATTGGAACTTGTATAATATTTAGTGAACTGGGTCGTTCACCGATCGCACCTTATATATTTAACTGTGATGCACCGGACGAAGGAAACATGCATTTGCTTTCTCTTGCTGCAACAGAAAAACAAAAAGAACTCATTTTACATCCCTTAATCAAAGGCAATCTGCGAACTGGTTTTGCGATGACTGAACCTGCGCCTGGTGCTGGCTCTGATCCAACAAGTTTGCAAACCAATGCGGAAAAACAAGGAGACAAGTACATTCTGAACGGTCGCAAATGGTACTGCACAGGTGCCAATGGTGCGAAGTATTTGATTGTGATGGCAAAGGTAAACGGAAGTTTTCGAAAAACTACGATGTTTCTCGTACCTACAGATGCCAAAGGTTATACGATGGTTCGAGAAATTGAACTTATGGGTTCTCATGGGCCAGGCGGACATTGTGAACTCTATTTTGAAAATGTAGAAGTTCCAGAAGATATGGTCCTTGGTCGTATTGGTGAGGGATTTCGACTCTCTCAAGAAAGGTTAGGGCCTGCCCGATTGACACATTGTATGCGTTGGACAGGGATGGCAAGGCGAGCGCTCTCAATTGCGCGAAGTTATGCGAAAGAAAGAGAAGTTTTCAGTTCCCGGATTGCTGACCATCAAGGCATTCAATGGATGTTTGCAGAAAGAGCCACTGAAATAGAAATGGCTTTTCTTCTCACTCTAAAAGCTGCTTGGTTACTCAAAACAGGAAAGGACGCTCGGCAAGAAACATCAATGGCTAAATGGAAGGTTAGCGAATCTTTATGTAACACTATCGACATGGCGATCCAAATCTGTGGGGGAAAAGGATATTCGCGTGACCTACCACTTGAGTTATTTTACCGTGATGCTCGAGCTGCAAGGATTGCCGATGGACCATCTGAAGTTCATAAAATGGTGATTGGTCGAAACTACGTATCAGAAAAATGGGATTTTTAA
- a CDS encoding phosphotransferase family protein, translating to MEIKELQEKVELHLTSIWKENVKVSQIYHLSGGACQDNYSLDLVSSSGKQSLVLRTDKGASLLSSLSKRDEFKVAELVYKAGVKTPTPVFLEETPEVIGAPFFLMEKIGGKATGRYITKDKELDSYRKTNMVSDLAENLAKLHTVKPSLVLDEELKQKLKFVTIDNYISIAITDLRQSLDDLPEAHPAIELCLFWLETHAPTIDEIVLVHGDFRTGNFMMNAEGLQGILDYEFAHFGDRHEDIAWLCMRDWRFGRLNKEVGGFGDRKDFYEAYQKTSGIAVDPFKVTFWEIMGNVRWAIGSAQQTERHLSGKDKGIELAAIGRRTAEMEWEAMRLIEELEHAV from the coding sequence ATGGAAATTAAGGAATTACAGGAAAAAGTAGAACTCCACCTAACTTCAATTTGGAAGGAAAATGTAAAAGTTTCTCAGATTTATCATTTAAGTGGAGGAGCTTGCCAAGACAACTACTCGTTGGACTTGGTTTCTAGTTCTGGTAAACAATCCTTAGTTTTGCGTACGGATAAGGGAGCAAGTTTACTTTCTTCTCTTTCCAAACGAGATGAGTTCAAGGTAGCTGAACTTGTATATAAAGCTGGTGTCAAAACTCCGACACCAGTTTTTCTCGAAGAAACACCCGAAGTGATCGGTGCTCCCTTTTTTCTAATGGAAAAAATTGGTGGTAAGGCAACCGGTCGTTACATCACCAAAGATAAAGAATTGGATTCTTATCGGAAAACAAATATGGTTTCGGACTTAGCCGAAAATTTAGCGAAACTCCATACTGTAAAACCAAGTTTGGTTTTAGATGAAGAACTAAAACAAAAACTTAAATTTGTAACGATAGACAATTATATATCGATCGCCATCACCGATCTAAGACAATCATTAGACGATCTTCCTGAAGCTCACCCTGCCATTGAACTTTGTTTGTTTTGGTTGGAAACTCATGCTCCTACCATTGATGAGATTGTTCTTGTTCATGGAGATTTTCGAACCGGAAATTTTATGATGAATGCCGAGGGACTCCAAGGAATTTTAGATTATGAATTTGCACACTTCGGCGACCGTCATGAAGACATCGCTTGGTTGTGCATGCGTGATTGGAGATTTGGCCGGTTAAACAAAGAAGTTGGTGGTTTTGGAGATCGCAAAGATTTTTACGAAGCCTACCAAAAGACTTCTGGAATTGCGGTGGATCCATTTAAGGTTACGTTTTGGGAAATTATGGGAAATGTTCGTTGGGCCATTGGAAGTGCACAACAAACAGAAAGACATCTTTCTGGTAAGGACAAAGGGATTGAGCTTGCTGCCATTGGTCGGCGCACAGCAGAAATGGAATGGGAAGCGATGCGACTCATTGAGGAATTAGAACATGCAGTATAG
- a CDS encoding histidine phosphatase family protein, with the protein MSLLYLVRHGQADRLGKNYDQLTEHGWKQAKLLGDYFKNQRIEFDSVYTGTLNRQKQTAQGIIKSFSMNQFCIPEPIENSAWDEFDSKMWLGLAAKIRHANVNFAKLYESYKKAWEEGKEETRDYFQELIQIVLNDWVHGVWDPVEPYTFQEYVEKVSIGPKNIPENVKSTLVVSSSTPIAIMMGLSCKMSPVEFPVFMKSITNSSLSVFRREKDHWEPVSWNNTPHLQDPDLVTLV; encoded by the coding sequence ATGTCTTTATTGTATTTGGTGCGTCATGGACAGGCAGACCGACTTGGAAAAAATTACGATCAGCTAACAGAACATGGTTGGAAACAAGCGAAACTACTTGGAGATTATTTCAAAAATCAAAGAATAGAATTTGATTCGGTATATACAGGTACCCTCAACCGGCAAAAACAAACAGCGCAAGGAATCATAAAAAGTTTTTCTATGAATCAGTTTTGTATCCCTGAGCCAATCGAAAATTCTGCCTGGGATGAATTCGATTCAAAAATGTGGCTTGGACTTGCAGCTAAGATTCGTCATGCGAATGTTAATTTTGCAAAATTATATGAATCGTATAAAAAAGCTTGGGAAGAAGGTAAAGAGGAAACTAGAGACTACTTCCAAGAACTCATTCAAATTGTTTTAAATGATTGGGTTCATGGAGTTTGGGATCCTGTGGAACCTTATACTTTCCAAGAATACGTGGAAAAGGTATCAATCGGCCCGAAGAATATACCTGAAAATGTAAAAAGCACTCTTGTAGTTTCTTCTAGTACTCCGATTGCCATCATGATGGGTCTTTCTTGCAAAATGTCACCTGTTGAATTTCCAGTTTTTATGAAATCGATCACCAATTCTTCACTTAGTGTTTTTAGGAGAGAAAAAGACCATTGGGAACCAGTGAGTTGGAATAACACTCCTCATTTACAAGATCCGGATCTTGTGACTTTAGTTTAG
- a CDS encoding aldo/keto reductase has translation MKKRRLGKTGMVVSEICMGTMTFGSSCNEDEAFRILDRAYDAGIDFYDTAEIYPVPPQKSWVHRTEEIFGKWLKTKPRDGIIIATKVAGPGHGWFSPPLREGKTALDKYHTRRAIEGSLQRLGVDTIDLYQTHWPDHDMAYDETMEALTELKDEGKIRYAGCSNETSFGLMKSLWTSDKHNLIRYDSIQNNFSILNRRFEDELAQVCRKEGVSLLPYSPLAGGVLTGKYNGSVPPEGSRFVRYMAEGERQKRMASRFLNENTLASTVELMAIAEKYGMSSTVLSIAWSKQHDYVASTIIGANTVSQLEESLKATDVVLSEEILSEINLVSKKIQYPMG, from the coding sequence ATGAAAAAACGAAGACTTGGCAAAACAGGTATGGTGGTATCCGAAATTTGTATGGGTACCATGACTTTTGGTTCCTCATGTAACGAAGATGAGGCGTTTCGAATATTGGATCGTGCTTATGATGCCGGAATCGATTTTTATGATACTGCAGAAATTTACCCAGTCCCTCCTCAAAAATCTTGGGTTCACAGAACCGAAGAAATTTTTGGTAAATGGCTAAAAACGAAACCTCGTGATGGAATCATCATCGCCACGAAAGTGGCAGGACCTGGTCACGGTTGGTTTAGTCCGCCACTGCGTGAGGGAAAAACAGCATTAGACAAATACCATACCCGTCGGGCCATTGAAGGTTCCTTACAAAGATTAGGTGTAGATACCATTGATTTGTACCAAACTCATTGGCCAGATCATGATATGGCATATGATGAAACCATGGAAGCCCTAACAGAATTGAAAGACGAAGGGAAAATCCGTTATGCAGGTTGTTCCAATGAAACTTCTTTTGGGCTTATGAAAAGTCTTTGGACTTCAGACAAACACAATCTCATTCGTTATGATTCCATTCAAAATAATTTTTCAATTCTAAACCGACGTTTCGAAGATGAGTTAGCACAAGTTTGCCGAAAAGAGGGAGTCTCCTTACTTCCTTATTCTCCACTTGCAGGTGGTGTTCTCACTGGTAAGTACAACGGATCTGTTCCGCCAGAAGGTTCACGGTTTGTTCGTTATATGGCCGAAGGAGAAAGACAAAAACGTATGGCCTCTCGTTTCTTAAATGAAAACACTTTAGCTTCCACAGTAGAACTGATGGCTATTGCAGAAAAATACGGAATGAGCTCCACTGTTTTATCTATTGCTTGGAGTAAACAACATGACTATGTTGCTTCTACTATCATTGGAGCCAATACAGTTTCTCAGTTAGAAGAATCATTAAAAGCAACTGATGTGGTTTTGTCAGAAGAAATCTTATCGGAAATCAATCTTGTTTCCAAAAAGATTCAATACCCCATGGGTTAA
- a CDS encoding acylphosphatase, whose protein sequence is MGKSEESRARIVIRGTVQGVGFRYYILQKAQEMRLKGYTQNLPNGEVEAVVEGDKLFIEDLYRAMQRGPTKAKVKDHVIEWSDPKNQFRTFLIKK, encoded by the coding sequence TTGGGAAAATCAGAAGAATCAAGAGCGAGAATTGTAATACGGGGAACTGTACAAGGGGTCGGATTTCGTTATTACATCCTCCAAAAAGCCCAAGAGATGAGACTCAAAGGTTATACTCAGAACTTACCTAACGGGGAAGTAGAAGCCGTTGTAGAAGGAGACAAACTTTTTATAGAAGATTTGTACAGAGCCATGCAACGAGGACCAACAAAAGCGAAGGTGAAAGATCACGTCATTGAATGGAGTGATCCCAAAAACCAATTCAGAACATTTTTAATTAAAAAATAA
- a CDS encoding RNA pyrophosphohydrolase: protein MNDRDILRNMTDKPYRKNVGMVVFNSLGKVIVGERIQFPGSWQFPQGGIDDEEDYLDAAKRELYEELGIKKATYVTEYPDWIPYDFPNSLGLNSHLQKFRGQLQRWILFYWDGTLEECDLVHHEQEFLTIQFMDIEETIQAVVEFKRSVYEKFVPLFKSAIQNYIAEKSKSK, encoded by the coding sequence ATGAATGATAGAGACATTCTAAGGAATATGACAGACAAACCCTACCGCAAAAACGTAGGCATGGTGGTTTTTAATTCATTAGGAAAAGTGATCGTAGGGGAGCGAATACAATTCCCAGGTTCTTGGCAGTTTCCACAAGGTGGCATTGATGATGAGGAAGATTATCTAGATGCCGCTAAACGAGAATTATATGAAGAACTTGGTATCAAAAAAGCAACCTATGTAACAGAATATCCTGATTGGATACCCTATGACTTTCCCAATTCACTTGGTCTTAATTCACACTTACAAAAATTTCGTGGTCAATTGCAAAGATGGATCCTTTTTTATTGGGATGGGACTTTGGAAGAATGTGATTTAGTTCACCACGAACAAGAGTTTTTGACCATCCAATTTATGGATATTGAAGAAACTATCCAAGCCGTTGTGGAATTCAAACGGTCCGTCTATGAAAAGTTTGTTCCTCTTTTTAAATCGGCCATCCAAAATTACATTGCCGAGAAATCAAAATCCAAGTAA